The Virgibacillus dokdonensis genome includes a window with the following:
- a CDS encoding polysaccharide deacetylase family protein: MKKAILVVTFIFIGLFIVACGSSDEKSQPAHADKAEENKQDQRKEEQKPQKEDNQTEKSVVNEAPNPKYKVSDNATIVPIDENTNEKVVLLTIDDIPDKHALDMAKTLKELEANAIFFVNGHFLETEEQKDMLKQIHEMGFVIGNHTYSHPKLPDLTEQEQTEEIVRVNDQIEEVIGERPKFFRAPHGMNSDHSRQVAKEQGMVVMNWTYGYDYFAPYQDAAKLKKAMVSGEGPEAGVDYSLLKPGANLLMHDREWTNEALADIVKGLRDKGYEMVDPKQIQTLSKQ, from the coding sequence ATGAAGAAAGCTATACTAGTGGTTACTTTCATCTTCATTGGACTATTCATAGTCGCATGCGGTTCGAGTGATGAAAAATCGCAACCAGCACATGCAGATAAGGCTGAAGAAAATAAACAGGATCAACGTAAGGAAGAACAGAAGCCACAAAAAGAAGATAACCAAACAGAGAAAAGTGTGGTAAACGAAGCCCCTAACCCTAAGTATAAGGTTTCGGACAATGCTACGATAGTACCAATTGATGAGAATACCAATGAAAAAGTAGTTTTGTTAACAATTGATGACATACCAGATAAGCATGCGTTGGATATGGCTAAGACATTAAAAGAGCTAGAAGCCAATGCAATATTCTTTGTAAATGGACATTTTTTAGAAACAGAAGAACAAAAGGATATGCTAAAACAAATCCATGAGATGGGTTTTGTTATCGGAAATCATACATATAGCCACCCTAAGTTACCAGATTTGACTGAGCAGGAACAGACAGAAGAAATTGTTCGTGTGAATGATCAAATTGAAGAGGTTATTGGAGAACGCCCGAAATTCTTCCGCGCCCCTCATGGTATGAATAGTGACCACTCCAGACAAGTGGCTAAAGAACAAGGAATGGTCGTTATGAACTGGACATATGGGTATGATTATTTCGCGCCATATCAAGATGCTGCTAAACTGAAAAAAGCAATGGTAAGCGGAGAAGGTCCAGAAGCGGGGGTTGATTATTCCCTACTAAAACCGGGAGCCAATTTGCTAATGCATGATCGGGAATGGACAAATGAAGCATTAGCAGATATTGTTAAAGGATTAAGGGATAAAGGGTATGAGATGGTTGATCCTAAACAAATTCAAACGTTAAGTAAACAATAA
- a CDS encoding glycine betaine uptake BCCT transporter codes for MKKVTRVFYISAIAAVLFIIWGIIPEDVLPNANLDNVTNTIQTFLVDEFGWFYLLSATSFVIFAIYLIFSKYGNIKLGRPGDKPEYNYLTWFAMLFSAGMGIGLVFWGAAEPLSHFHDPPFGAEETNDAAKTAMQYSFFHWGIHPWAIYATLALALAYFKFRKQAPGVVSAILEPLFGDRIKGLWGTSIDFIVVFATIFGVSTSLGLGAIQISGGLSYVTGLESTITLQLIIIGIVTVLYMTSAMTGLNRGIKYLSNANLALAVLLMLFVLVLGPTNFIMNYFTTTLGSYVQNLPSMSLRMTPFNEENSTWLNNWTFFYWAWWIAWAPFVGTFIARVSRGRTIREFVLGVLLVPTIFGALWFSVFGGSSIHLETTQGANIMQSINEFGEETALFAVLEHFPIGTFISILAILLICTFFITSADSATFVLGMQTTGGSLDPANSVKFIWGIIQSSAAAVLLWQGGLNALQTASIIAAFPFAIIMILVIISLVKSFRQEAKDHNLATKRKS; via the coding sequence GTGAAGAAAGTAACGCGAGTATTCTATATTTCAGCAATTGCTGCAGTACTTTTCATTATTTGGGGAATCATTCCGGAAGACGTATTGCCAAATGCCAACTTAGACAATGTCACGAATACAATTCAGACATTTCTCGTAGATGAGTTTGGTTGGTTCTATTTATTGAGTGCAACTTCATTTGTTATTTTTGCGATCTATCTCATTTTTTCAAAATATGGCAATATTAAACTAGGCCGACCTGGAGACAAGCCGGAATACAACTATTTAACATGGTTTGCTATGTTATTTAGCGCTGGTATGGGGATTGGTCTTGTGTTCTGGGGAGCTGCCGAACCTTTATCCCACTTTCATGATCCACCATTTGGAGCTGAAGAAACAAATGATGCAGCTAAAACAGCGATGCAATACAGTTTCTTCCATTGGGGGATTCATCCCTGGGCTATTTACGCGACTCTCGCCTTAGCGTTAGCCTATTTTAAATTCCGCAAACAGGCACCAGGTGTTGTTAGTGCCATTCTTGAACCGCTCTTTGGTGATCGAATTAAAGGTTTATGGGGGACATCGATTGATTTCATCGTTGTTTTCGCCACTATATTTGGCGTTTCTACATCACTTGGCTTAGGAGCTATTCAAATTAGCGGCGGTCTCTCATACGTTACCGGATTAGAATCAACTATTACCCTCCAACTTATAATCATTGGGATTGTGACCGTATTATATATGACTTCAGCCATGACAGGGCTAAATAGAGGAATTAAGTATTTAAGTAATGCTAATCTTGCTTTAGCAGTATTACTAATGTTGTTCGTATTAGTCTTAGGTCCAACCAACTTTATAATGAATTACTTTACTACAACATTAGGTAGTTATGTGCAAAACCTACCTAGCATGAGCTTACGTATGACCCCTTTCAATGAGGAGAATTCTACGTGGCTAAATAACTGGACATTCTTTTATTGGGCTTGGTGGATTGCTTGGGCACCATTTGTAGGTACTTTTATAGCAAGAGTTTCTCGAGGTAGAACTATAAGAGAGTTTGTCTTAGGCGTACTGCTCGTACCTACCATTTTCGGTGCTCTATGGTTTTCAGTATTCGGAGGATCTTCTATTCATTTAGAAACGACTCAAGGTGCAAATATCATGCAGAGTATTAATGAGTTTGGTGAAGAGACAGCATTATTTGCTGTGTTGGAACATTTTCCTATTGGTACCTTTATATCCATTCTTGCTATCTTATTAATTTGTACTTTCTTTATTACTTCTGCCGACTCTGCTACCTTTGTTCTTGGAATGCAAACTACTGGCGGAAGTTTAGATCCAGCCAATTCAGTTAAGTTTATATGGGGTATTATTCAATCAAGTGCTGCAGCTGTATTGTTATGGCAAGGTGGCTTGAATGCTTTACAAACAGCCTCGATAATCGCAGCGTTTCCTTTTGCCATTATAATGATTTTAGTGATCATTTCTCTTGTCAAGTCCTTCAGGCAAGAAGCGAAAGACCATAACTTAGCAACGAAAAGAAAAAGCTAG